Proteins encoded by one window of Streptomyces sp. LX-29:
- a CDS encoding GntR family transcriptional regulator, whose product MTVPAVHSLREQIREHIVEGIVSGRWKPGERIVERRIATELEVSQTPVREALRELEALRLIESAPNKGVRVRNLTASDLEEIYPVRAGLEQIAAELAAPRLAADVSVLEPSVAALYEADRKADGEAQVRHTVAFHRELVRAAGNSVLLHTWEGLGIEVFTALSIRWLGTRQQSYAEEHEALVEAFRRRDPGIGQLVKEHVLGCAPHA is encoded by the coding sequence ATGACCGTCCCCGCCGTCCATTCGCTGCGCGAACAGATCCGCGAGCACATCGTGGAGGGCATCGTCAGCGGGCGCTGGAAGCCGGGCGAGCGGATCGTGGAGCGGCGGATCGCCACCGAACTGGAGGTCAGTCAGACCCCCGTACGGGAGGCGCTGCGCGAGCTGGAGGCGCTTCGGCTGATCGAGTCGGCCCCCAACAAGGGCGTGCGGGTGCGCAATCTGACCGCTTCCGACCTGGAGGAGATCTACCCGGTGCGGGCGGGGCTGGAGCAGATCGCGGCGGAGCTGGCGGCGCCCCGACTGGCCGCCGACGTCTCCGTGCTGGAGCCGTCGGTGGCGGCGCTCTACGAGGCGGACCGCAAGGCCGACGGCGAGGCCCAGGTGCGGCACACCGTCGCCTTCCACCGCGAGCTGGTGCGGGCGGCCGGGAACAGCGTGCTGCTGCACACCTGGGAGGGGCTGGGAATCGAGGTGTTCACGGCGCTGTCGATCCGCTGGCTGGGTACCCGTCAGCAGTCGTACGCGGAGGAGCACGAGGCGCTCGTGGAGGCGTTCCGGAGGCGCGATCCGGGGATCGGGCAGTTGGTGAAGGAACACGTGCTGGGCTGCGCCCCGCACGCGTAG
- the sucB gene encoding 2-oxoglutarate dehydrogenase, E2 component, dihydrolipoamide succinyltransferase, which yields MAVSVTLPALGESVTEGTVTRWLKAEGERVEADEPLLEVSTDKVDTEIPAPASGILTSIKVAEDETVEVGAELALIDDGSGAPAEAPAPAAAEAAATVVEAPAAQPEPTPAPAAEAPAPAAVGAAGTDVVLPALGESVTEGTVTRWLKEVGESVEADEPLLEVSTDKVDTEIPAPVAGVLLEIVVGEDETAEVGAKLAVIGAAGAAPAAAPAPAAPAPAAQPEPTPAPAPVAEAPAPAPAAPAPAPAPAAPAPQAAAPAPAAPAPVTPAPAAGGEGAYVTPLVRKLAAESGVDLGSVQGSGVGGRIRKQDVIAAAEAAKAAAQAPAPAAAPAAAAPKAAAAEVSPLRGQTVKMTRMRKVIGDNMMKALHGQAQLTSVVEVDITKVMKLRGKAKESFLAREGVKLSPMPFFVKAAAQALKAHPVINARINEDEGTITYFDSENIGIAVDSEKGLMTPVIKGAGNLNLAGIAKATADLAGKVRASKITPDELSGATFTISNTGSRGALFDTVIVPPNQVAILGIGATVKRPVVVETEEGTVIAVRDMTYLSLSYDHRLVDGADAARYLTAVKAILEAGEFEVELGL from the coding sequence ATGGCGGTTTCCGTAACCCTGCCGGCGCTCGGCGAGAGCGTCACCGAGGGCACCGTCACCCGCTGGCTGAAGGCCGAGGGCGAACGTGTCGAGGCCGACGAGCCGCTGCTTGAGGTCTCGACCGACAAGGTCGACACCGAGATCCCGGCGCCCGCGTCGGGCATCCTCACCTCCATCAAGGTGGCCGAGGACGAGACGGTCGAGGTCGGCGCCGAGCTGGCCCTGATCGACGACGGCAGCGGCGCCCCCGCCGAGGCCCCGGCCCCGGCCGCCGCCGAGGCCGCTGCCACGGTCGTCGAGGCCCCGGCCGCGCAGCCCGAGCCCACCCCGGCCCCGGCCGCCGAGGCCCCGGCCCCCGCCGCCGTCGGTGCCGCCGGCACCGACGTGGTGCTGCCGGCGCTCGGCGAGAGCGTCACCGAGGGCACCGTGACCCGCTGGCTCAAGGAGGTCGGCGAGTCCGTCGAGGCCGACGAGCCGCTGCTCGAGGTCTCCACCGACAAGGTCGACACCGAGATCCCCGCCCCGGTCGCCGGTGTGCTGCTGGAGATCGTGGTCGGCGAGGACGAGACCGCCGAGGTCGGCGCCAAGCTCGCCGTGATCGGCGCCGCGGGTGCCGCTCCGGCCGCCGCGCCTGCTCCGGCCGCCCCGGCCCCGGCCGCGCAGCCCGAGCCGACCCCGGCTCCGGCCCCGGTCGCCGAGGCCCCGGCCCCGGCTCCGGCCGCCCCCGCGCCGGCTCCGGCTCCGGCCGCCCCGGCCCCGCAGGCCGCCGCTCCGGCGCCGGCCGCGCCGGCCCCGGTCACCCCGGCCCCGGCCGCCGGTGGCGAGGGCGCGTACGTCACCCCGCTGGTGCGCAAGCTCGCCGCCGAGAGCGGCGTGGACCTGGGCTCCGTCCAGGGCAGCGGCGTCGGCGGTCGCATCCGCAAGCAGGACGTCATCGCCGCCGCGGAGGCCGCCAAGGCCGCCGCGCAGGCTCCGGCTCCGGCCGCCGCCCCGGCCGCCGCAGCGCCGAAGGCCGCCGCGGCCGAGGTGTCGCCGCTGCGCGGCCAGACCGTCAAGATGACCCGGATGCGCAAGGTCATCGGCGACAACATGATGAAGGCCCTGCACGGCCAGGCCCAGCTGACCAGCGTGGTCGAGGTGGACATCACCAAGGTCATGAAGCTGCGCGGCAAGGCCAAGGAGTCCTTCCTGGCCCGCGAGGGCGTCAAGCTGTCCCCGATGCCGTTCTTCGTCAAGGCGGCGGCCCAGGCGCTGAAGGCCCACCCGGTCATCAACGCCCGGATCAACGAGGACGAGGGCACCATCACGTACTTCGACTCGGAGAACATCGGCATCGCCGTGGACTCCGAGAAGGGTCTGATGACGCCGGTCATCAAGGGCGCGGGCAACCTCAACCTGGCCGGCATCGCCAAGGCGACCGCCGACCTGGCGGGCAAGGTCCGGGCCAGCAAGATCACCCCGGACGAGCTCTCCGGCGCGACCTTCACGATCAGCAACACCGGCTCGCGCGGTGCGCTGTTCGACACGGTCATCGTGCCGCCGAACCAGGTCGCGATCCTGGGCATCGGCGCCACCGTCAAGCGCCCGGTGGTCGTCGAGACCGAGGAGGGCACGGTCATCGCGGTCCGCGACATGACCTACCTGTCCCTCTCCTACGACCACCGTCTGGTGGACGGCGCCGACGCCGCTCGCTACCTGACGGCGGTCAAGGCGATCCTGGAGGCGGGCGAGTTCGAGGTCGAGCTCGGCCTGTAA
- the lpdA gene encoding dihydrolipoyl dehydrogenase translates to MANDASTVFDLVILGGGSGGYAAALRGAQLGLDVALIEKNKLGGTCLHNGCIPTKALLHAGEVADQAREAEQFGVKATFEGIDINAVHKYKDDVIAGLYKGLQGLVASRKVTYIEGEGRLSSPTSVDVNGQRIQGRHILLATGSVPKSLPGLEIDGNRIISSDHALTLDRVPKSAIILGGGVIGVEFASAWKSFGTDVTVVEGLKHLVPVEDENSSKLLERAFRKRGIKFNLGTFFEKAEYTADGVQVTLADGKTFEAEVLLVAIGRGPVSQGLGYEEAGVAMDRGYVLVDEYMRTNVPTISAVGDLVPTLQLAHVGFAEGILVAERLAGLKTVPIDYDGVPRVTYCHPEVASVGITEAKAKELYGADKVVALKYNLAGNGKSKILKTAGEIKLVQVRDGAVVGVHMVGDRMGEQVGEAQLIYNWEALPAEVAQLIHAHPTQNEALGEAHLALAGKPLHSHD, encoded by the coding sequence GTGGCGAACGACGCCAGCACCGTTTTCGACCTAGTGATCCTCGGTGGCGGAAGCGGTGGTTACGCCGCCGCGCTGCGAGGTGCTCAGCTGGGCCTGGACGTCGCACTGATCGAGAAGAACAAGCTCGGCGGCACCTGCCTGCACAACGGCTGCATCCCCACGAAGGCCCTGCTGCACGCCGGCGAGGTCGCCGACCAGGCGCGCGAGGCCGAGCAGTTCGGTGTCAAGGCCACCTTCGAGGGCATCGACATCAACGCCGTCCACAAGTACAAGGACGACGTGATCGCGGGCCTCTACAAGGGCCTGCAGGGCCTGGTCGCCTCCCGCAAGGTGACCTACATCGAGGGTGAGGGCCGGCTGTCCTCCCCCACCTCCGTCGACGTGAACGGCCAGCGCATCCAGGGCCGCCACATCCTGCTGGCGACCGGCTCCGTGCCGAAGTCGCTGCCGGGCCTGGAGATCGACGGCAACCGCATCATCTCCTCCGACCACGCGCTGACGCTGGACCGGGTCCCGAAGTCCGCGATCATCCTGGGCGGCGGCGTCATCGGCGTCGAGTTCGCCTCCGCGTGGAAGTCCTTCGGCACCGACGTCACCGTCGTCGAGGGCCTGAAGCACCTGGTCCCGGTCGAGGACGAGAACAGCTCGAAGCTTCTTGAGCGCGCCTTCCGCAAGCGCGGCATCAAGTTCAACCTGGGCACCTTCTTCGAGAAGGCCGAGTACACCGCCGACGGCGTCCAGGTGACGCTGGCCGACGGCAAGACCTTCGAGGCCGAGGTGCTGCTCGTCGCCATCGGCCGCGGCCCGGTCTCCCAGGGCCTGGGCTACGAGGAGGCCGGGGTCGCCATGGACCGCGGCTACGTCCTGGTCGACGAGTACATGCGCACCAACGTGCCGACCATCTCGGCCGTCGGTGACCTCGTCCCGACCCTCCAGCTCGCGCACGTGGGCTTCGCCGAGGGCATCCTGGTGGCGGAGCGGCTGGCCGGTCTGAAGACCGTGCCGATCGACTACGACGGCGTGCCGCGCGTCACCTACTGCCACCCCGAGGTCGCCTCGGTCGGCATCACCGAGGCCAAGGCCAAGGAGCTGTACGGCGCCGACAAGGTCGTCGCCCTCAAGTACAACCTGGCCGGCAACGGCAAGAGCAAGATCCTCAAGACCGCGGGCGAGATCAAGCTCGTGCAGGTCCGCGACGGCGCCGTCGTCGGCGTCCACATGGTCGGCGACCGTATGGGCGAGCAGGTCGGCGAGGCGCAGCTGATCTACAACTGGGAGGCGCTGCCCGCCGAGGTCGCGCAGCTCATCCACGCGCACCCGACGCAGAACGAGGCGCTCGGCGAGGCGCACCTGGCCCTGGCCGGCAAGCCGCTGCACTCCCACGACTAA
- a CDS encoding leucyl aminopeptidase yields MTALTLSTSSAATLRADAVVIGVAKGAKGPVVAPGAEAVDSAFDGKLAGVLETLGASGAEGEVTKLPAPAGFKAPVVVAVGLGDAPTREDGADGRYDAETLRRAAGAAARALTGAKKGAFALPLADAEDAAAVAEGALLGAYAFTTHRSNGDDRKKANGAPLAEVALLGAKPRDKAFKAAAERATTLAAEVNRARDLINTAPNVLDPKAFAAEAQAAAKEHGLKVEVLDEKALKKGGYGGILGVGQGSEAPPRLVKIAYTHPKAAKTLALVGKGITYDSGGISLKPAGHNETMKCDMSGAAAVFSAVVAAARLGLEVNVTGWLALAENMPSGSATRPGDVLTMYSGKTVEVLNTDAEGRLVLADALTRASEERPDAIVDVATLTGAMVLALGNRTFGIMANDDAFRAAIHEIAEEVGEQAWPMPLPAELRKGMDSPVADIANMGERMGGGLVAGLFLKEFIGEGITWAHLDIAGPAFNESGPFGYTPKGGTGSAVRTLVRLAERTAAGDLG; encoded by the coding sequence GTGACTGCACTCACTCTCAGCACCTCCTCCGCGGCGACCCTGCGCGCAGACGCCGTCGTCATCGGCGTGGCGAAGGGAGCCAAGGGCCCCGTCGTCGCCCCCGGCGCCGAGGCCGTGGACTCCGCGTTCGACGGCAAGCTGGCCGGCGTTCTGGAGACCCTCGGCGCGAGCGGCGCCGAGGGCGAGGTGACCAAGCTGCCGGCCCCGGCCGGCTTCAAGGCCCCGGTCGTGGTCGCGGTCGGTCTCGGCGACGCCCCGACCCGGGAGGACGGCGCCGACGGGCGGTACGACGCCGAGACGCTGCGCCGCGCGGCCGGCGCCGCCGCTCGCGCGCTGACCGGCGCCAAGAAGGGCGCGTTCGCGCTGCCGCTGGCGGACGCGGAGGACGCCGCCGCCGTCGCCGAGGGCGCGCTGCTGGGCGCGTACGCGTTCACCACGCACCGCAGCAACGGGGACGACAGGAAGAAGGCCAACGGCGCCCCGCTCGCCGAGGTCGCCCTGCTCGGCGCCAAGCCGCGCGACAAGGCGTTCAAGGCCGCCGCCGAGCGCGCCACCACGCTGGCCGCCGAGGTCAACCGGGCTCGTGACCTGATCAACACCGCCCCCAACGTGCTGGACCCGAAGGCGTTCGCCGCCGAGGCCCAGGCCGCCGCCAAGGAGCACGGCCTGAAGGTCGAGGTGCTCGACGAGAAGGCGCTGAAGAAGGGCGGCTACGGAGGCATCCTCGGCGTCGGCCAGGGCTCGGAGGCCCCGCCGCGCCTGGTGAAGATCGCCTACACCCACCCCAAGGCGGCCAAGACGCTCGCCCTGGTCGGCAAGGGCATCACCTACGACTCGGGCGGCATCTCCCTCAAGCCGGCCGGCCACAACGAGACGATGAAGTGCGACATGAGCGGCGCGGCCGCCGTGTTCTCCGCCGTCGTCGCCGCCGCCCGACTGGGCCTCGAGGTCAATGTGACCGGCTGGCTGGCGCTCGCCGAGAACATGCCGTCCGGCTCCGCCACCCGTCCGGGCGACGTCCTCACCATGTACAGCGGCAAGACCGTGGAGGTGCTGAACACCGACGCCGAGGGCCGGCTGGTGCTCGCCGACGCGCTCACCCGCGCCTCGGAGGAGCGGCCGGACGCGATCGTGGACGTCGCCACCCTGACCGGCGCGATGGTGCTCGCGCTGGGCAACCGCACCTTCGGGATCATGGCCAACGACGACGCCTTCCGCGCCGCGATCCACGAGATCGCCGAGGAGGTCGGCGAGCAGGCCTGGCCGATGCCGCTCCCCGCCGAGCTGCGCAAGGGCATGGACTCGCCGGTGGCGGACATCGCCAACATGGGCGAGCGGATGGGCGGCGGCCTGGTGGCCGGTCTGTTCCTGAAGGAGTTCATCGGCGAGGGGATCACCTGGGCCCACCTGGACATCGCGGGCCCGGCCTTCAACGAGTCCGGTCCCTTCGGCTACACCCCCAAGGGCGGCACCGGCTCGGCCGTGCGCACCCTGGTCCGGCTGGCCGAGCGCACCGCCGCGGGCGACCTGGGCTGA
- a CDS encoding adenosylcobinamide-GDP ribazoletransferase, with protein MDTTPQQSPARPPEPPRVPRAPWVDGARFAFGTLTVLPVRVARWDRGAAHAGMLCAPLTGLVVGLFAAALGGVLMLCGSGPLLAAVATVAVPAALTRGLHLDGLADTADGLGSGKPAEDALRIMKQSDIGPFGVITLLLVLLAQVAAGYELYADHWALGAAAAAVAGTAARCALTLAARSGVPAARPEGLGAAVAGAVPVRSAAVAVTLVVVGCAGCGALFGPYAAVRFAFAALAALAAAELLLRHCRRRFGGVTGDVFGALAEAAATTALVVLTFGS; from the coding sequence ATGGACACCACGCCGCAGCAGTCGCCCGCACGCCCGCCCGAGCCGCCGCGCGTGCCGCGCGCGCCCTGGGTCGACGGGGCGCGCTTCGCCTTCGGCACGCTGACCGTGCTTCCGGTGCGGGTCGCGCGCTGGGACCGGGGCGCGGCGCACGCGGGCATGCTGTGCGCTCCGCTGACCGGGTTGGTCGTGGGGCTCTTCGCGGCCGCGCTCGGCGGCGTGCTGATGCTGTGCGGCTCCGGCCCGCTGCTCGCGGCGGTGGCCACGGTCGCCGTGCCCGCCGCGCTCACCCGCGGGCTGCACCTGGACGGGCTCGCGGACACCGCGGACGGACTGGGCAGCGGCAAGCCGGCGGAGGACGCGCTGCGCATCATGAAGCAGTCGGACATCGGCCCGTTCGGCGTCATCACCCTGCTGCTCGTGCTGCTCGCGCAGGTCGCGGCGGGGTACGAGCTGTACGCGGACCACTGGGCGCTCGGCGCCGCCGCGGCCGCCGTCGCGGGCACCGCCGCCCGCTGCGCACTCACGCTGGCCGCCCGGTCCGGGGTGCCCGCCGCGCGCCCCGAGGGTCTGGGCGCCGCCGTCGCCGGTGCCGTCCCCGTCCGGTCCGCCGCGGTCGCCGTCACGCTGGTCGTCGTCGGCTGCGCCGGCTGCGGCGCCCTGTTCGGCCCGTACGCGGCCGTCCGGTTCGCGTTCGCCGCGCTCGCCGCGCTCGCCGCCGCCGAACTCCTGCTCCGCCACTGCCGCCGTCGCTTCGGCGGCGTCACCGGCGACGTCTTCGGGGCGCTCGCCGAGGCCGCCGCGACCACGGCCCTCGTCGTCCTCACCTTCGGCAGCTGA
- a CDS encoding phosphatidylglycerol lysyltransferase domain-containing protein has product MGDVRLSPPVSSKDEGHTWPRRGAAFAVWYLRVVTFINLLGAVWVSFGNDIRRHNMDEYFTPYLLTAGFFSGALSLFLAVTMRRRKRAAWILNLVLATLLLAVIVLAMGWSEYRRHIQNWISLLLTALFVVALLAGRREFYAKGDRSNPRLAAAVAAGGLLVGSLLAAGLVTVTNTAPDDERSTFLERWHYGVLRMVSLAADDTRFEGITTPGWVNVTINVMSTALMVLVLYAAFRARRAVDPITGEDEARLRELLERWGDRDSLGYFALRHDKSVLWSPSGKSAITYRVGGGVSLASGDPIGDPEAWPGAIDPWLAEAREHGWIPAVMGAGEEAGMVYARHGMDALELGDEAIVDTDEFTLEGRAMRTVRQAYNRVKRAGYTVRIRRHEDIPEEEMAELLRLADDWRDGETERGFSMALGRLGDPRDGRCAMLTCADAEGRPRALLSFAPWGAKGLSLDLMRRDRDSDNGLMEFMVLELIQRSREVGVDQISLNFAMFRSVFERGSRLGAGPVLRLWRSLLSFFSRWWQIESLYRANAKYRPIWEPRYLLFEKSTDLPRIAIAAARAEGFLEAPGLPKWLNRKHLERAADSADPRQESSQTTRSRP; this is encoded by the coding sequence ATGGGAGACGTCCGCTTGAGCCCACCCGTGAGTTCGAAGGATGAGGGCCACACCTGGCCGCGGCGCGGTGCCGCGTTCGCCGTCTGGTACCTGCGTGTCGTCACGTTCATCAACCTGCTCGGGGCGGTGTGGGTGTCGTTCGGCAACGACATCCGCCGCCACAACATGGACGAGTACTTCACGCCGTACCTGCTGACCGCTGGCTTCTTCTCCGGAGCGCTCTCCCTCTTCCTGGCCGTCACCATGCGCCGCCGCAAGCGCGCCGCGTGGATCCTCAACCTGGTGCTGGCGACGCTGCTGCTGGCGGTGATCGTGCTGGCGATGGGGTGGTCGGAGTACCGGCGGCACATCCAGAACTGGATCTCCCTGCTCCTCACCGCGCTGTTCGTGGTCGCGCTGCTGGCGGGCCGGCGGGAGTTCTACGCCAAGGGTGACCGCTCGAACCCGAGGCTGGCGGCGGCGGTGGCAGCCGGCGGGCTGCTGGTCGGCTCGCTGCTGGCGGCCGGCCTGGTGACGGTCACCAACACCGCCCCGGACGACGAGCGCTCCACCTTCCTGGAGCGCTGGCACTACGGCGTGCTGCGGATGGTCTCGCTGGCCGCGGACGACACCCGCTTCGAGGGCATCACCACGCCCGGCTGGGTCAACGTCACCATCAACGTGATGAGCACGGCGCTGATGGTGCTGGTGCTGTACGCGGCCTTCCGGGCCCGCCGCGCCGTCGACCCGATCACCGGGGAGGACGAGGCCCGGCTGCGCGAGCTGCTGGAGCGCTGGGGCGACCGCGACTCGCTCGGCTACTTCGCGCTGCGCCACGACAAGTCCGTGCTGTGGTCCCCCTCGGGCAAGTCCGCCATCACCTACCGCGTGGGCGGCGGCGTCTCGCTCGCCTCCGGCGATCCCATCGGCGACCCGGAGGCGTGGCCGGGCGCCATCGATCCCTGGTTGGCCGAGGCCCGTGAGCACGGCTGGATCCCGGCCGTGATGGGCGCGGGCGAGGAGGCCGGCATGGTCTACGCCCGGCACGGGATGGACGCGCTGGAGCTGGGCGACGAGGCGATCGTCGACACCGACGAGTTCACCCTGGAGGGCCGCGCGATGCGCACCGTCCGCCAGGCGTACAACCGGGTCAAGCGGGCCGGCTACACGGTCCGCATCCGCCGCCACGAGGACATCCCCGAGGAGGAGATGGCCGAGCTGCTGCGGCTGGCGGACGACTGGCGGGACGGCGAGACCGAGCGCGGCTTCTCCATGGCGCTGGGCCGTCTCGGCGACCCGCGCGACGGCCGCTGCGCGATGCTCACCTGCGCGGACGCCGAGGGACGGCCGCGCGCGCTGCTGAGCTTCGCGCCCTGGGGCGCCAAGGGCCTGTCGCTGGACCTGATGCGGCGTGACCGCGACTCCGACAACGGTCTGATGGAGTTCATGGTGCTGGAGCTGATCCAGCGCTCGCGCGAGGTGGGCGTCGACCAGATCTCGCTCAACTTCGCGATGTTCCGCTCCGTCTTCGAGCGCGGCTCCCGGCTGGGCGCCGGCCCGGTGCTGCGGCTGTGGCGCTCCCTGCTGAGCTTCTTCTCCCGCTGGTGGCAGATCGAGTCGCTGTACCGCGCCAACGCCAAGTACCGCCCCATCTGGGAACCGCGCTACCTGCTCTTCGAGAAGAGCACCGACCTGCCGCGCATCGCCATCGCCGCCGCCCGCGCGGAGGGCTTCCTGGAGGCGCCCGGACTCCCGAAGTGGCTCAACCGCAAGCACCTGGAGCGCGCCGCCGACTCGGCCGACCCCCGGCAGGAGTCGTCCCAGACCACTCGGTCGAGGCCGTGA
- the cobT gene encoding nicotinate-nucleotide--dimethylbenzimidazole phosphoribosyltransferase: MNLDDFVDLIERPDGTIRRDAEERRERLVVPSGSLGRLDELGEWLSAAQGGVPARPIEQPRVVLFAGDHGVAELGVSARPAGSAHRLVRAVLDGESPVAILARRFGTPVRVVDMALDCDPAELPEEVTRHRVRRGSGRIDVEDALTAEEAEQAFRTGMAIADEEADAGTDLLVLGDLSVGGTTAAGVLIAALCGTDASVVTGRGGGRIDDLAWMRKCAAIRDALRRARPVLGDQLELLATCGGADLAAITGFLLQSAVRRTPVILDGVVSAAAALVAQRVAFRAPDWWLAGQTSGEPAQAKALDRIALNPLLDHGVTVGEGAGALLALPMVQAAAALSAELPERA; the protein is encoded by the coding sequence CTGAATCTCGATGACTTCGTCGACCTGATCGAGCGCCCCGACGGCACCATCCGGCGTGACGCCGAGGAACGCCGGGAGCGGCTCGTCGTGCCCTCCGGATCACTGGGGCGGCTGGACGAACTCGGCGAGTGGCTGAGCGCCGCCCAGGGCGGTGTGCCCGCCCGGCCCATCGAGCAGCCGCGGGTGGTGCTCTTCGCGGGCGACCACGGGGTGGCGGAGCTGGGCGTGTCGGCCCGTCCGGCGGGCTCCGCGCACCGCCTGGTGCGCGCCGTGCTGGACGGCGAGAGCCCCGTCGCCATCCTGGCCCGGCGCTTCGGCACCCCCGTCCGCGTCGTCGACATGGCGCTGGACTGCGACCCGGCCGAGCTCCCCGAGGAGGTCACCCGGCACCGGGTGCGGCGCGGCTCGGGCCGGATCGACGTCGAGGACGCGCTGACGGCGGAGGAGGCCGAGCAGGCGTTCCGCACCGGCATGGCGATCGCCGACGAGGAGGCCGACGCCGGCACGGACCTGCTGGTGCTGGGCGACCTGAGCGTGGGCGGCACCACCGCGGCCGGTGTCCTCATCGCGGCGCTGTGCGGCACCGACGCCTCGGTGGTGACCGGCCGCGGTGGCGGGCGCATCGACGACCTGGCCTGGATGCGCAAGTGCGCGGCGATCCGGGACGCGCTGCGGCGGGCGCGGCCGGTCCTGGGAGACCAGCTGGAGCTGCTGGCGACCTGCGGCGGCGCGGACCTCGCCGCGATCACCGGCTTCCTGCTGCAGAGCGCGGTGCGCCGCACCCCGGTGATCCTGGACGGGGTCGTCTCGGCGGCCGCCGCCCTGGTGGCGCAGCGGGTCGCGTTCCGGGCCCCGGACTGGTGGCTGGCCGGACAGACGAGTGGTGAGCCGGCCCAGGCGAAGGCGCTGGACCGGATCGCGCTCAACCCCCTGCTCGACCACGGCGTCACCGTGGGCGAGGGGGCGGGGGCGCTGCTGGCCCTGCCGATGGTGCAGGCGGCCGCGGCCCTGTCGGCGGAGCTGCCCGAGCGCGCCTAG
- a CDS encoding bifunctional adenosylcobinamide kinase/adenosylcobinamide-phosphate guanylyltransferase, with protein MELTLLGTGAPDGLPRHGCPCAACATAIGDEARAATAVLVDGALLLDLTPGPAFAAARAGLSLAGVRQVLLSHPHGGPALEYPAGLPVPGRVPDGRELVLISGHRIRALAVDAPGTGYEVTGLDGDRLLYLPPGAAASGLPERPEPYALVLLDVLGRPDALARLRAAGAVGPTTDVVAVHLDHDVPPGPELHRRLAAAGARAVPDGQTLVVGDYHAVPDLPRRTLVLGGARSGKSVEAERRLDAFPDVVYVATGGTRDGDTEWAARVALHRERRPVSWRTVESCDLVPLLAADGPPLLVDCLALWLTDAMDGVDAWSDEAWANGGERALRERVAELVAAVRNTRRSVVAVSNEVGSGVVPATAAGRRFRDELGRLNAAFAAECEEVLLVVAGQALRLRG; from the coding sequence GTGGAACTGACTCTCCTGGGCACCGGGGCCCCCGACGGGCTGCCGCGCCACGGCTGCCCCTGCGCGGCCTGCGCCACCGCCATCGGCGACGAGGCGCGCGCCGCGACCGCCGTCCTCGTCGACGGCGCGCTCCTGCTCGATCTCACCCCCGGCCCGGCCTTCGCCGCCGCGCGGGCCGGGCTCTCCCTCGCCGGCGTCCGGCAGGTGCTGCTGTCGCACCCGCACGGCGGCCCGGCGCTGGAGTACCCGGCGGGGCTCCCGGTGCCCGGCCGGGTGCCGGACGGCCGGGAGCTGGTCCTCATCAGCGGGCATCGGATACGCGCGCTCGCGGTGGACGCGCCCGGCACCGGCTACGAGGTGACCGGGCTCGACGGCGACCGGCTGCTGTACCTGCCGCCCGGCGCGGCGGCGTCCGGGCTGCCCGAGCGGCCCGAGCCGTACGCCCTGGTGCTGCTGGACGTCCTGGGCCGGCCCGACGCGCTGGCCCGGCTGCGCGCGGCCGGTGCCGTCGGGCCCACCACCGACGTGGTCGCCGTGCACCTGGACCACGATGTGCCGCCTGGCCCCGAGCTGCACCGCCGACTGGCCGCGGCCGGCGCCCGCGCGGTGCCCGACGGCCAGACGCTGGTCGTCGGCGACTACCACGCCGTGCCCGACCTGCCGCGCCGCACGCTGGTGCTGGGCGGGGCCCGCTCCGGCAAGTCCGTGGAGGCCGAGCGGCGCCTGGACGCCTTCCCCGACGTGGTCTACGTCGCCACCGGGGGCACCCGCGACGGCGACACGGAGTGGGCCGCCCGCGTCGCCCTGCACCGGGAGCGCCGCCCCGTCAGCTGGCGCACCGTCGAGAGCTGCGACCTGGTGCCGCTGCTCGCCGCCGACGGGCCGCCGCTGCTCGTCGACTGCCTGGCGCTGTGGCTGACCGACGCGATGGACGGGGTCGACGCCTGGTCCGACGAGGCCTGGGCCAACGGCGGCGAACGGGCGCTGCGGGAGCGGGTGGCGGAGCTCGTGGCCGCGGTGCGGAACACCCGCCGCTCCGTCGTGGCCGTCAGCAACGAGGTGGGGTCGGGCGTGGTGCCCGCCACGGCAGCGGGGCGCCGCTTCCGGGACGAGCTGGGGCGACTGAACGCGGCGTTCGCGGCGGAGTGCGAGGAGGTCCTTCTGGTCGTGGCCGGCCAGGCGCTCCGCCTGCGCGGCTGA